In Arcanobacterium wilhelmae, the following are encoded in one genomic region:
- a CDS encoding DUF3000 domain-containing protein: protein MQTPQEFITALDSLRGQKFRPELHVVQIPPPTHIAPWTVALQAEVNTSSDLDPEFYLGEAKFVVLHDPQGQPAWNGNFRVVVHAKAPMDSELAGDPLLGEVAWSWLAESLDHQGASFHTLGGTVTRVFNETFGGLTLGTSKVELELRASWTPHTEYLTEHLLGWADFAAKLAGLGPWEENVSSLRRKVETI, encoded by the coding sequence ATGCAAACGCCCCAGGAATTTATCACAGCCCTCGATTCGCTTCGCGGGCAGAAATTCCGCCCCGAGTTGCACGTGGTCCAGATTCCCCCACCAACACACATTGCACCCTGGACAGTTGCGCTCCAGGCGGAGGTCAATACGTCATCCGATCTGGATCCAGAGTTTTATCTTGGCGAAGCCAAGTTCGTGGTACTCCACGATCCTCAGGGCCAGCCAGCGTGGAACGGAAACTTCCGCGTCGTCGTCCATGCGAAAGCTCCGATGGATTCCGAGCTCGCTGGAGATCCCCTACTTGGCGAGGTTGCCTGGAGCTGGCTTGCCGAGTCACTGGACCACCAGGGCGCCTCCTTCCATACACTCGGGGGCACCGTCACGCGCGTCTTCAACGAGACTTTCGGTGGCCTCACGCTCGGAACGTCAAAAGTCGAACTTGAGTTGCGCGCCTCGTGGACTCCCCACACCGAGTACCTCACCGAGCACCTCCTCGGGTGGGCAGATTTCGCAGCGAAACTTGCAGGGCTGGGCCCGTGGGAAGAGAACGTCTCCAGCCTGCGCAGAAAGGTAGAAACAATTTGA
- a CDS encoding HRDC domain-containing protein, giving the protein MSEDIDARPLNEPFDGIPPITHDDVATAVATLAQSPGKVFALDTERAMGIRYSDRAYLVQVKSENSPIYLIDPVGVEDKLGPLADALSGEWILHSADQDLPSLRELGLEPTKVFDTEMAALLLGYDHTSLQHLVADLLGWYLAKEHSNADWSERPLGPDLRAYAALDVQLLHELRDSLTEMLKNAGRFDWFEQECEEIRMRPPKPPKAQPWRRAARQAGVKDQRALAMIEQLWKVRDEIAKSRDLNPSKVFPTKLVGELASHKLRSYADLKRSPLLRRRERQKLVAPFWEAIDAAWHTPESELPARKFRDPNRDPFPPTNRWDSVNPEAGRRWHAIRDRIFSLADELGIRQDVLLKPIVQKTVAWNGWSSTSDLHRALTAAGARPWQIELTVPVLAQTA; this is encoded by the coding sequence TTGAGCGAGGATATCGACGCCCGCCCCTTAAACGAACCATTTGACGGGATTCCCCCGATTACCCACGACGACGTCGCCACTGCCGTTGCTACCCTTGCACAGTCGCCTGGGAAGGTTTTTGCACTCGATACCGAACGCGCAATGGGAATCCGCTACTCCGACCGCGCCTACCTCGTGCAGGTCAAAAGCGAAAATTCACCAATTTACCTCATCGATCCGGTTGGTGTTGAAGACAAACTCGGTCCTCTCGCTGATGCACTGTCCGGCGAATGGATCCTCCACTCTGCTGATCAAGACCTCCCGTCGCTGCGCGAACTCGGCCTTGAGCCAACCAAAGTGTTCGACACCGAGATGGCAGCGCTTCTCCTGGGCTACGATCACACCTCCCTCCAGCACCTCGTCGCCGATCTTCTCGGCTGGTACTTGGCGAAAGAGCACTCAAACGCCGATTGGTCGGAACGTCCACTCGGGCCAGACCTGCGCGCGTACGCAGCGCTCGACGTCCAGTTGCTCCACGAACTGCGTGATTCACTCACTGAGATGCTCAAGAATGCTGGCCGGTTCGACTGGTTCGAACAAGAGTGTGAAGAAATACGCATGCGCCCTCCGAAACCGCCGAAGGCACAGCCGTGGCGCCGAGCCGCGCGGCAAGCTGGAGTAAAGGACCAGCGCGCCCTGGCAATGATCGAGCAACTGTGGAAGGTTCGCGACGAGATCGCGAAATCTCGCGACCTCAACCCCTCGAAAGTGTTCCCCACCAAGCTGGTGGGCGAGCTTGCCTCACACAAGCTCCGCTCCTATGCGGACCTGAAGCGTTCGCCTTTGCTTCGTCGACGCGAGCGCCAAAAGCTAGTCGCCCCATTCTGGGAAGCAATCGACGCCGCATGGCATACTCCTGAATCGGAACTTCCTGCGCGGAAGTTCCGCGATCCGAACCGTGACCCATTCCCTCCAACGAACCGCTGGGACTCCGTGAACCCCGAGGCTGGCCGCCGGTGGCACGCAATACGAGATCGCATTTTCTCGCTCGCTGACGAACTCGGAATCCGCCAGGATGTGCTCCTCAAACCGATAGTTCAGAAGACCGTCGCATGGAACGGATGGAGCTCAACCTCGGATCTTCACCGTGCACTCACCGCTGCAGGCGCACGGCCGTGGCAGATCGAGCTCACCGTGCCGGTTCTGGCACAGACCGCGTAG
- a CDS encoding lipid II:glycine glycyltransferase FemX, with product MSRSQFVRIDSAELDELAKSAGVPLPLEQSGAWDPFDEAVAGRRPWGRFAWILDGDPVAVISLSALEGRGFTYLWAKHGPVWFTAPTPTMERQFREGLAAIVREADRSLAFIRLHAEPADDLVDLLQSVTYDRTVVLDLTPSDEERMNAMKKRGRRDVRKALRDETMVAAEETASASAVFGELYELLVETGARDEFGIAPRQTYELMLSALGPQHGRLFTVRRGGRPLCWGICTVNGAHASYYYAASNEEGRKSGAPDLLVWSMAKFLKESGVQVFDLMGIDSDRAPQLAGVRGFKTKFSEEITEIPGAWDYPLRPLFYRGLVAGLKAKRRLIEKLRSRSR from the coding sequence ATGAGCCGTTCGCAGTTTGTTCGAATTGATTCCGCCGAGTTGGATGAGCTGGCGAAGAGTGCTGGTGTTCCGTTGCCGCTCGAGCAGTCGGGGGCATGGGATCCGTTCGATGAGGCGGTAGCTGGGCGTCGCCCCTGGGGGCGCTTCGCGTGGATTCTCGACGGTGATCCCGTGGCAGTGATTTCCCTCTCGGCGCTGGAGGGGCGCGGTTTTACCTACTTGTGGGCGAAACACGGGCCGGTGTGGTTCACCGCGCCAACTCCGACGATGGAACGTCAGTTCCGCGAGGGGCTTGCGGCGATCGTGCGTGAGGCTGATCGGTCGCTCGCGTTCATTCGTCTTCATGCTGAGCCTGCGGATGATTTGGTGGATTTGCTCCAGTCTGTGACCTACGATCGCACTGTTGTGCTTGATCTCACACCCAGTGACGAGGAGCGAATGAATGCGATGAAGAAGCGTGGGCGTCGCGATGTGCGCAAGGCCCTGAGGGACGAAACAATGGTCGCGGCGGAGGAAACCGCGAGTGCGTCAGCTGTGTTCGGCGAGCTCTACGAGTTGCTTGTTGAGACCGGCGCACGCGACGAGTTCGGGATCGCGCCACGGCAAACCTATGAGCTGATGTTGAGCGCACTCGGCCCGCAGCATGGGCGCCTGTTTACTGTGCGTCGCGGGGGCCGCCCGCTGTGCTGGGGGATCTGCACCGTCAACGGTGCGCACGCCTCGTACTACTACGCCGCGTCGAACGAGGAGGGCCGCAAGAGCGGCGCCCCGGATCTTTTGGTGTGGTCGATGGCGAAGTTCTTGAAGGAATCGGGCGTGCAGGTGTTTGATCTGATGGGGATCGATTCCGATCGCGCACCACAACTTGCGGGAGTTCGTGGTTTTAAAACGAAGTTTTCCGAAGAGATCACTGAGATCCCAGGCGCATGGGATTACCCCTTGCGCCCGCTTTTCTACCGCGGCCTGGTGGCAGGATTGAAAGCGAAGCGCCGCCTTATTGAAAAACTGCGATCCCGCTCCCGCTGA
- the treZ gene encoding malto-oligosyltrehalose trehalohydrolase, producing the protein MKLSLWAPNATDVTYETNHGPMPAAPAENGMWEIDLPVDERYQIRLDGGMPLPDPRSMCQPDGPHGVSEVVDPASFVFHHDRDAGDLTGRVWYELHVGTFTEEGTFLSAIEKLDALAQLGIDVVELMPIVPIPGKRNWGYDGVSLFALNPAYGRPEDLVALVDAIHERGMAAALDVVYNHLGPDGNYLAQFGPYFTDSHHTPWGSAVNMDAPGSEHVRRYVVDNALQWLEHYHFDALRLDAVDHLKDDSPRHILAEISDAVGEASRRTGRTFTLAYESDANNPRTIAPTSAGGRGANAQWADDVHHALHVWLTGETNAYYQDYAEPGTLEKALVDGFTRTGQVSKFRKVAWGQSLPADVNGHALIVFDENHDQVGNRYLSDRPTEKLTPGEVAISRALILLSPFTPMLFMGEEWGTKRRFPFFTNFGNDIGQHILAGRMNEFKDWDFGSTHEDMLDPQTTEAFEAARLDWSEADSPEGSRMRTFVRKLIRLRHASPDVASGNRVETEAHVGADGGWLRRGETLVVFSKVAGDVAAPIDGREPVLEWEPVRAEANSVRFSGSGIAVFQ; encoded by the coding sequence ATGAAACTTTCCCTGTGGGCGCCAAACGCCACCGACGTCACGTACGAGACCAACCACGGGCCCATGCCGGCGGCTCCAGCCGAGAATGGCATGTGGGAGATCGATCTGCCAGTGGACGAACGCTACCAGATCCGGCTCGACGGCGGCATGCCGTTGCCCGACCCGCGCTCCATGTGCCAGCCCGACGGCCCGCACGGCGTGAGCGAGGTGGTCGATCCAGCGAGTTTTGTTTTCCACCACGATCGCGACGCCGGTGATCTCACGGGGCGCGTCTGGTACGAGCTCCATGTGGGCACGTTCACGGAGGAAGGAACGTTCCTCTCGGCGATCGAAAAGCTGGATGCGCTCGCCCAGCTGGGGATCGACGTCGTCGAACTCATGCCCATCGTGCCGATCCCAGGCAAACGCAACTGGGGCTACGACGGCGTCTCCCTCTTCGCGCTCAACCCCGCCTACGGGCGGCCGGAGGATCTCGTTGCACTCGTGGATGCCATCCATGAGCGCGGAATGGCAGCCGCCCTCGACGTCGTGTACAACCATCTCGGGCCCGACGGCAACTACCTTGCCCAATTCGGCCCCTACTTCACCGATTCGCACCACACGCCGTGGGGCTCGGCTGTGAACATGGACGCTCCCGGCTCCGAGCACGTGCGCCGATACGTGGTCGACAACGCGCTCCAGTGGCTCGAGCACTATCACTTCGACGCGCTTCGCCTCGACGCGGTGGACCACCTCAAAGACGATTCCCCGCGTCACATCCTCGCCGAAATCTCCGATGCCGTCGGTGAGGCAAGCAGGCGAACCGGGCGAACGTTCACTCTCGCCTACGAATCCGACGCCAACAACCCGCGCACCATCGCACCGACGTCGGCGGGCGGGCGCGGAGCAAACGCACAGTGGGCCGACGACGTCCACCATGCCCTGCACGTGTGGCTCACTGGAGAAACGAACGCCTACTACCAGGACTATGCCGAACCCGGAACCCTTGAGAAAGCGCTCGTTGACGGCTTCACCCGAACCGGGCAAGTCTCAAAATTCCGAAAGGTGGCATGGGGACAATCTCTGCCCGCGGACGTCAACGGGCACGCGCTAATCGTCTTCGACGAAAACCACGACCAGGTAGGCAACCGCTACCTCTCCGACCGACCAACCGAAAAGCTCACCCCTGGCGAGGTAGCAATCTCGCGCGCGCTCATCCTGCTCTCCCCCTTCACGCCCATGCTATTCATGGGCGAAGAATGGGGCACGAAACGCCGCTTCCCGTTTTTCACCAACTTCGGCAACGACATCGGGCAACACATCCTTGCCGGGCGCATGAACGAGTTCAAAGACTGGGATTTCGGTAGCACACACGAGGACATGCTCGACCCGCAAACCACCGAGGCTTTCGAGGCGGCACGGCTAGATTGGAGCGAAGCAGACTCACCGGAAGGCTCGCGAATGCGCACCTTCGTTCGCAAGCTGATTCGCTTGCGCCACGCAAGCCCCGACGTCGCAAGCGGAAACCGAGTTGAAACCGAGGCGCACGTCGGAGCCGACGGCGGCTGGTTGCGCCGCGGAGAAACGCTCGTCGTGTTTTCCAAGGTAGCCGGCGACGTCGCCGCCCCGATCGACGGACGCGAACCAGTCCTCGAATGGGAACCGGTGCGCGCCGAAGCGAACTCGGTAAGGTTCAGCGGGAGCGGGATCGCAGTTTTTCAATAA
- the glgX gene encoding glycogen debranching protein GlgX — protein MEIWPGKPYPLGATYDGAGTNFAIYSSVAEKIELCLIADDLTETRVELREVDAHVFHCYLPGIRPGQRYGFRVYGPYDPASGNRCDPSKILLDPYAKAIDGQVENDQSNFSYDFTNHEERSEQDSLGHTMLSVVINPYFDWGHDRPPRHPYHKSVIYEAHVKGMTATHPGIPEELRGTYMGMAHPAMVEYLKELGVTAVELMPIHQFVNDTALIDRGLSNYWGYNTIGFFAPQNTYAAAGTRGEQVDEFKALVKAYHAADIEVILDVVYNHTAEGNEMGPTLSFRGIDNASYYRLVDGDEAHYFDTTGTGNSLNMRSPHSLQLIMDSLRYWIREMHVDGFRFDLASTLARELHAVDRLSSFFDIIQQDPEISQVKLIAEPWDVGEGGYNVGEFPPLWTEWNGKYRDTMRDFWRGEPSTLSEFASRLSGSSDLYANSGRRPFASINFVTAHDGFTMRDLVSYNEKHNEANGEDGRDGESHNRSWNMGAEGETDDPQIRAIRLQQMKNFFATLLFSQGVPMISHGDEIARTQGGNNNVYCQDNEISWIDWQIDDAKRDLYQFVRSAIALRKEHPVFRRRRFFKGDADRGGTSERGDIEWMRNDGQVMGDGDWGTSYARSIMVFLNGDRIAEPDLRGEEIKDDDFILAFNASDENLSFHLPLNENTPEGVWHKVLATNVSLEVPSEMNAGDEFEVASRSLVVLRRERRTPVAVNTSKATLEELTNLDPAPFEEEEAPASDPS, from the coding sequence ATGGAAATTTGGCCAGGAAAACCCTATCCGCTCGGCGCAACCTACGATGGCGCCGGAACGAACTTTGCCATCTACTCATCGGTGGCTGAGAAAATCGAGCTCTGTCTCATTGCAGACGACCTCACCGAAACACGCGTGGAGCTTCGTGAAGTCGATGCCCACGTCTTCCACTGCTACCTGCCCGGCATCCGCCCGGGACAGCGCTACGGCTTCCGCGTCTACGGGCCGTACGATCCGGCGTCGGGCAACCGATGCGATCCGTCGAAGATCCTCCTCGATCCGTACGCGAAAGCGATCGACGGCCAGGTGGAAAACGATCAGTCGAACTTCTCCTATGATTTCACCAACCACGAGGAGCGCTCGGAGCAAGATTCGCTCGGGCACACTATGCTCTCCGTGGTGATCAACCCCTACTTCGATTGGGGCCACGATCGCCCGCCGCGCCATCCCTACCACAAGTCCGTGATCTACGAGGCGCACGTGAAGGGCATGACCGCCACCCACCCGGGCATCCCGGAGGAACTGCGCGGCACCTACATGGGCATGGCGCACCCGGCGATGGTGGAGTACCTCAAGGAGCTTGGCGTCACTGCCGTCGAACTTATGCCGATCCACCAGTTCGTCAACGATACGGCCCTCATCGACCGCGGCCTGTCGAACTACTGGGGATACAACACGATCGGCTTCTTCGCACCGCAAAACACGTACGCCGCCGCAGGAACCCGCGGCGAGCAGGTGGACGAGTTCAAGGCCCTCGTGAAGGCCTACCATGCGGCTGATATCGAAGTGATCCTCGACGTGGTGTATAACCACACGGCCGAGGGGAACGAGATGGGCCCGACCCTCTCCTTCCGCGGAATCGACAACGCCTCGTATTACCGCTTAGTAGACGGCGACGAAGCGCACTATTTCGACACCACCGGCACCGGCAACTCGCTCAACATGCGTTCACCGCATTCGCTCCAGCTGATCATGGATTCGCTTCGTTACTGGATCCGTGAGATGCACGTGGACGGATTCCGTTTCGATCTCGCCTCAACTCTCGCGCGTGAACTCCACGCCGTCGACCGCCTGTCCTCCTTCTTCGATATCATCCAGCAGGATCCGGAGATCTCGCAGGTCAAGCTCATCGCCGAGCCGTGGGATGTTGGCGAGGGTGGCTACAACGTGGGTGAGTTCCCGCCGCTGTGGACGGAGTGGAACGGAAAGTACCGCGACACGATGCGCGATTTCTGGCGCGGTGAGCCATCGACGCTCTCCGAGTTTGCTTCCCGCCTGTCCGGTTCTTCGGATCTGTACGCAAATTCGGGCCGCCGCCCGTTCGCGTCGATTAACTTCGTCACCGCCCACGACGGCTTCACGATGCGCGATCTCGTGTCCTACAACGAAAAGCACAACGAGGCTAACGGTGAGGATGGGCGCGACGGCGAATCCCACAACCGCTCGTGGAACATGGGCGCGGAGGGCGAGACCGACGATCCGCAGATCCGCGCGATCCGATTGCAGCAGATGAAGAATTTCTTCGCCACGCTCCTGTTCTCGCAGGGCGTGCCGATGATCTCCCATGGTGACGAGATTGCGCGCACACAGGGCGGCAACAACAACGTTTACTGCCAGGACAACGAGATCTCCTGGATCGACTGGCAGATCGACGACGCTAAGCGTGATCTTTACCAGTTCGTCCGCTCCGCGATCGCGTTGCGCAAGGAGCACCCGGTGTTCCGCCGTCGTCGCTTCTTCAAGGGCGACGCCGATCGCGGCGGTACATCCGAGCGCGGCGACATCGAGTGGATGCGTAACGACGGCCAGGTGATGGGCGACGGCGATTGGGGCACCTCCTACGCGCGATCCATCATGGTGTTCTTGAATGGCGATCGCATCGCGGAGCCAGATCTGCGCGGCGAGGAGATTAAGGATGACGATTTCATTCTCGCGTTCAACGCCTCTGATGAGAATCTCTCCTTCCATCTGCCTCTCAACGAGAACACTCCCGAGGGCGTGTGGCACAAGGTGCTCGCAACGAACGTGTCGCTCGAGGTGCCCAGTGAGATGAACGCTGGCGACGAATTCGAGGTCGCCTCGCGTTCGCTCGTGGTGTTGCGCCGCGAGCGCCGCACCCCCGTGGCTGTGAACACGTCGAAGGCAACGCTCGAAGAACTCACGAACCTCGATCCGGCACCGTTCGAGGAGGAAGAGGCTCCTGCCTCCGATCCGTCCTGA
- a CDS encoding thiamine ABC transporter substrate-binding protein, protein MKFVKFAAVAAASALVLGACGTSSSTSGSSASSSAAAEKITDVKVVTNGSWKLKDETLAKFTKETGYKVTLVNGEESGTLDSKLILTKANPVGDAVVGLTANNVLQVGEAGVFDKESAPKPATGAEKYAVAGAEGAVALDRSDACFNYDIAWFKEKNLTPPAGLEDLIKPEYKGLTVIQDPSKSDTGFALLTATIVKFGEDGYTDYWTKLMGNGTKVDASWTDAYQVDFTAGEGKGKYPIVMSYASSPFWTINEAGDASATANVAGGCYPVVEYGAVLTGAKNAAGAKAFLEWLATPQAQAANAEENVTYPIDESVELPKGMAEFAPRPNSGDPLDPTLIKANKQKWITAVTALF, encoded by the coding sequence ATGAAGTTTGTCAAGTTTGCCGCCGTGGCAGCCGCATCCGCTCTCGTACTGGGCGCGTGCGGAACCTCGTCGTCGACGTCGGGTTCCTCGGCCAGCTCGTCTGCCGCAGCTGAGAAAATCACGGATGTGAAGGTTGTCACCAATGGCTCATGGAAGCTCAAGGACGAAACGCTTGCGAAGTTCACGAAGGAAACTGGCTACAAGGTCACGCTGGTGAACGGCGAGGAATCGGGCACGCTCGATTCGAAGCTGATTCTGACCAAGGCGAACCCGGTGGGCGATGCAGTCGTTGGCCTCACCGCAAATAACGTGCTCCAGGTGGGCGAAGCTGGTGTTTTCGACAAGGAATCGGCTCCGAAGCCGGCCACGGGCGCAGAAAAATACGCGGTTGCAGGAGCTGAAGGCGCGGTGGCCCTGGATCGTTCGGATGCCTGCTTCAATTACGACATCGCCTGGTTCAAGGAGAAGAACCTCACCCCGCCCGCCGGCCTCGAGGATCTGATCAAACCCGAATATAAGGGGCTTACTGTGATCCAGGATCCGTCGAAGTCGGATACCGGTTTCGCGCTGCTGACGGCCACAATCGTGAAGTTCGGTGAAGATGGCTACACGGATTACTGGACTAAGCTCATGGGCAACGGCACGAAGGTCGATGCCTCCTGGACAGACGCCTACCAGGTGGATTTCACCGCGGGTGAAGGCAAGGGCAAGTACCCGATCGTGATGTCGTATGCCTCCTCGCCGTTCTGGACCATCAATGAGGCAGGCGATGCTTCGGCAACCGCGAACGTTGCAGGCGGCTGCTACCCGGTGGTGGAATACGGCGCCGTACTCACGGGCGCGAAGAACGCCGCAGGAGCGAAGGCATTCCTCGAGTGGCTCGCCACCCCGCAGGCCCAGGCGGCGAATGCTGAGGAGAACGTTACCTACCCCATTGACGAATCGGTCGAGCTCCCCAAGGGAATGGCCGAGTTCGCGCCGCGCCCGAACTCTGGCGATCCGCTCGATCCGACACTCATCAAGGCCAACAAGCAAAAGTGGATCACCGCGGTCACTGCGCTGTTCTGA
- the treY gene encoding malto-oligosyltrehalose synthase produces the protein MSENTRHHTHVPATGRRTPVTSYRLQLNADFTFADAESIIPYLSSLGVTDVFFSPILQAAPGSTHGYDVVDHSRISEDLGGRAAFEHAARAFHEAGMGVIVDVVPNHMAVPTPLYKNPALWSMLRDGHDSPYDTWFDFEPSEAGDGLLLAVLGDRIGNVLTSGEITVENMVVPGFEADGEVPVLRYYDHVFPVRAGTESLPLAELINRQYYRLAYWRVANDELNYRRFFDVDTLVAVRVEDDAVFRASHALLLELFDTGLIDAFRIDHVDGLADPRGYLRRLNEATSGAWIVAEKILEGAEQLPSDWPIAGTTGYDTLRHVGGVLTEPAGIAHLIQIYTEESGRPQSLATIEHDAKRQIIKESLFSEVDRLSTLIWEIFHADVRLRDHTFRSIYEAIVELVVNMPRYRAYVVPGERPDTIDEELLRSVAQQAVANLDEFRSETLSVVVELLLGYEVGSAGRTHEDKRNEAIVRFQQVAGAVMAKGVEDTTYYRYTPLTSANEVGHGPAHIVASTDAFHAFENHLHEAWPTTMSTLSTHDTKRGEDTRARIAVLSEFATDWGAALTAARTAVAEECPAELDGRFENLMWQTLLGTWVGGEPIETDRLRAYFLKAAREQKSWTTWTAQDEGAEADMLGYLNAILSNDEARTILTDFAAHIAPAARSYLLTSKALQLTGVGVADIYQGEEITQTSLVDPDNRRQVDFPALAATLEALDSDGLPSTPTLDEEKLFLTSRLARLRRERALSDPKWGYLALPVSTGHALAFARTDADGEAQLVTVGTRFAGSLERNGGFAAHTVVLPQGNWHDVLTGRDIAGGVVKLDDLFTDFPVVVLERA, from the coding sequence ATGAGTGAAAATACCCGCCATCACACGCACGTTCCCGCCACCGGTCGGCGCACACCGGTCACGTCCTATCGCCTCCAGCTCAACGCGGACTTTACGTTTGCCGACGCCGAGTCGATCATCCCTTACCTCTCCTCGCTCGGTGTGACGGACGTGTTCTTCTCCCCCATTCTTCAGGCGGCTCCCGGTTCGACTCACGGCTACGACGTCGTCGATCACTCGCGTATCTCCGAAGATTTGGGCGGTCGCGCGGCATTCGAGCATGCGGCACGCGCCTTCCACGAGGCGGGAATGGGCGTGATTGTGGATGTGGTTCCGAACCACATGGCGGTGCCCACTCCCCTCTACAAGAATCCTGCCCTGTGGTCGATGCTCCGCGACGGCCACGATTCTCCTTACGACACGTGGTTCGATTTCGAACCGAGCGAAGCCGGCGATGGTCTCCTCCTCGCCGTGCTCGGAGATCGCATCGGCAACGTGCTCACCTCCGGCGAAATCACCGTGGAGAACATGGTAGTTCCCGGCTTCGAGGCCGACGGCGAAGTACCGGTTTTGCGCTACTACGACCATGTGTTCCCTGTGCGGGCCGGTACCGAATCGCTACCACTGGCCGAGCTCATCAACCGCCAGTACTACCGGCTTGCCTACTGGCGCGTGGCGAACGACGAGCTCAACTACCGTCGTTTCTTCGACGTCGATACTCTCGTTGCCGTTCGCGTGGAAGACGACGCCGTTTTCCGCGCCTCGCACGCGCTCCTCCTGGAGCTTTTCGATACCGGTTTGATCGACGCGTTCCGCATCGACCACGTGGACGGCCTGGCCGATCCGCGCGGCTACCTGCGCCGCCTCAACGAAGCGACCAGCGGGGCGTGGATCGTTGCCGAAAAGATTCTCGAAGGCGCCGAGCAGCTCCCCTCCGATTGGCCGATTGCCGGCACCACAGGCTATGACACACTCCGCCACGTGGGCGGGGTACTCACCGAGCCCGCTGGAATCGCCCACCTGATCCAGATCTACACCGAGGAATCAGGGCGCCCGCAGTCACTCGCCACGATCGAGCACGATGCGAAACGCCAAATCATCAAGGAGTCCTTGTTCTCCGAAGTGGACCGGCTCTCTACCCTCATCTGGGAGATCTTCCACGCGGACGTGCGCCTGCGAGATCACACCTTCCGCTCTATTTACGAGGCGATCGTGGAACTCGTGGTCAACATGCCGCGCTACCGTGCCTACGTGGTGCCTGGCGAACGCCCAGATACGATCGACGAGGAGTTGCTCCGCTCGGTCGCACAACAGGCTGTAGCCAACCTGGACGAGTTCCGTAGCGAAACGCTCTCCGTCGTCGTCGAGCTCCTGCTCGGGTACGAGGTCGGCTCAGCGGGCCGCACCCACGAAGACAAGCGCAACGAGGCAATCGTGCGCTTCCAGCAGGTAGCCGGAGCAGTGATGGCCAAGGGCGTCGAAGACACCACTTACTACCGCTACACGCCGCTGACCAGTGCAAACGAAGTCGGCCACGGGCCGGCCCACATCGTCGCGTCCACCGACGCATTCCACGCGTTCGAAAACCACTTGCATGAAGCGTGGCCGACCACGATGAGTACCCTGTCCACACACGATACGAAGCGCGGAGAAGATACCCGCGCCCGAATCGCCGTACTCTCCGAGTTCGCCACCGATTGGGGCGCAGCGCTCACAGCTGCTCGAACCGCCGTCGCCGAAGAGTGCCCTGCAGAGCTCGACGGCCGCTTCGAAAACCTCATGTGGCAAACGCTTCTCGGCACCTGGGTAGGCGGCGAACCGATTGAAACGGATCGTCTGCGCGCCTACTTCCTCAAGGCAGCACGCGAACAGAAATCCTGGACGACATGGACCGCTCAAGACGAGGGCGCCGAAGCGGACATGCTCGGCTACCTCAACGCGATCCTCAGCAATGACGAGGCGCGCACCATCCTCACGGACTTCGCCGCGCACATTGCTCCGGCCGCGCGCAGCTATCTCCTCACATCGAAGGCGCTCCAACTCACTGGCGTCGGGGTTGCTGATATCTACCAAGGCGAGGAAATCACCCAAACGTCGCTTGTCGATCCCGACAACCGGCGCCAGGTCGATTTCCCAGCGCTCGCGGCCACGCTCGAGGCTCTCGATTCCGACGGCCTGCCCTCCACTCCCACGCTCGACGAAGAGAAACTCTTCCTCACCTCGCGCCTGGCCCGGTTGCGCCGTGAACGGGCACTTTCCGACCCCAAGTGGGGCTACCTTGCGCTCCCGGTTTCCACCGGTCACGCGCTCGCCTTCGCCCGCACCGACGCCGACGGCGAGGCTCAACTCGTCACCGTCGGCACGCGTTTCGCCGGCTCACTCGAGCGCAACGGCGGCTTCGCGGCCCACACGGTGGTCCTTCCGCAGGGCAACTGGCACGACGTTCTCACGGGCCGCGACATCGCAGGCGGCGTGGTCAAACTCGACGATCTGTTCACCGATTTCCCTGTGGTGGTGTTGGAGCGAGCATGA